From a region of the Phaseolus vulgaris cultivar G19833 chromosome 6, P. vulgaris v2.0, whole genome shotgun sequence genome:
- the LOC137832441 gene encoding dynamin-related protein 4C-like, translated as MAERTLPSGFDHATPKTEPYENVAPIVSSYNERIRPVLDALDNLRRLNIMKEGIQLPTIVVVGHQSSGKSSVLESLAGISLPRGQGICTRVPLVIRLKNHSVPKPELELEYNDKHVPTDEDHVSEAICDATDELAGHGNGISNTPLTLIVKKNGVPDLTLIDLPGITRVAIKGQAKDIYDQIVNIIMEYIRPQESIILNVLPATDDFPTCESITMSQSVDKTGERTLAVVTKVDLWPQGLHEKITADDVNIGLGYVCVRNRIGEESYEEAREEEAKLFNTNALLSNIDKSIVGIPALAEKLVQIQAVSISKLLPEIVKKINDKLASQLSKLEKFPRKLTSLVDVISAFMHIFGLARESLSKILLRGEFDEYPDDKQMHCTARLVEMLDQYSNDLRKGSESDAENKFLMEEIRVLEETKRIGLPNFIPRTAFLTRLGHKVKAISCMSIEFIDKLWDYLEEVVMAVLKHHSEHYHQLQTCTKLVGRKLIDKMKEKSMKYMKEVLEMEKLTDYTCSPEYTMEYNKLIANRHNLVERVNAISPQIYANASGVIKVAATSPINVGFGEIQVSHLSQYITLLPQAFDLKVRLAAYWKIVLERLIDNTAKHMQFSIFNLLNEDVGYEVLKDMVSSSGGGIERLFEETPSVSVKRDELNRSIKVLKESKEVMASIIDKISTNGN; from the coding sequence ATGGCAGAAAGAACACTTCCCTCTGGTTTCGATCACGCCACGCCAAAAACCGAGCCATACGAAAATGTTGCACCCATAGTGTCTTCTTACAATGAACGCATACGTCCGGTTCTTGATGCTCTTGATAACCTGAGGCGCCTCAACATCATGAAAGAAGGGATACAGCTTCCAACCATAGTGGTTGTTGGTCATCAATCTTCTGGAAAGTCCAGTGTCCTAGAATCTCTGGCTGGAATCAGCTTACCCCGTGGACAAGGTATCTGCACAAGGGTACCCTTGGTTATAAGGCTCAAAAACCACTCAGTTCCGAAACCTGAGTTGGAGCTGGAGTATAATGACAAACATGTGCCCACGGATGAGGATCACGTCTCTGAAGCCATTTGTGATGCGACGGATGAACTTGCTGGGCATGGGAATGGAATTTCCAACACCCCATTAACTCTTATAGTGAAGAAGAATGGTGTTCCTGATCTCACTTTGATTGATCTTCCTGGCATTACTCGAGTGGCTATTAAAGGTCAAGCTAAAGATATATATGACCagattgttaatattattatggaGTACATAAGGCCCCAGGAGAGCATTATTCTCAATGTTTTACCTGCCACTGATGATTTCCCTACTTGTGAGTCTATTACGATGTCACAGAGTGTTGACAAAACGGGAGAGAGGACTCTTGCTGTTGTCACAAAAGTTGATCTGTGGCCGCAGGGACTGCATGAGAAGATAACTGCTGATGATGTGAACATCGGTCTTGGTTATGTGTGTGTAAGAAATCGCATTGGAGAGGAGTCCTACGAAGAAGCTCGAGAAGAAGAAGCCAAATTATTCAACACAAACGCGCTTTTGTCCAACATTGACAAGTCCATTGTTGGCATTCCGGCTTTGGCAGAGAAGCTGGTTCAGATTCAAGCGGTTAGTATTTCTAAATTATTGCCGGAGATTGTTAAGAAGATCAATGACAAGCTTGCTTCTCAGCTTTCCAAGCTGGAAAAATTTCCCAGAAAACTTACTTCCTTGGTTGATGTTATCTCTGCATTCATGCATATCTTTGGGTTGGCAAGAGAGTCCCTCAGTAAGATTCTTCTGAGAGGAGAATTTGACGAGTACCCTGATGACAAACAAATGCATTGCACTGCTCGCCTTGTTGAAATGCTGGATCAGTACTCTAATGATCTTCGCAAGGGCTCTGAAAGTGATGCCGAGAATAAGTTTTTGATGGAAGAAATTAGGGTGCTGGAAGAAACCAAGCGAATTGGACTCCCGAACTTTATCCCACGCACTGCTTTTCTTACTCGTTTAGGACATAAAGTGAAAGCTATTTCATGCATGTCAATTGAGTTCATTGACAAGTTGTGGGACTATCTTGAGGAAGTGGTGATGGCTGTTCTGAAACATCACTCAGAACACTATCACCAACTTCAGACCTGTACAAAACTAGTTGGGCGGAAGCTTATTGATAAGATGAAGGAAAAatctatgaaatatatgaaAGAGGTTTTGGAAATGGAGAAGCTAACTGATTACACTTGCAGTCCTGAATACACAATGGAGTATAATAAACTAATTGCCAACCGGCATAATTTGGTGGAGAGAGTTAATGCAATCTCTCCTCAGATATATGCTAATGCTTCTGGAGTAATTAAGGTTGCAGCCACTTCTCCGATAAATGTTGGTTTTGGGGAAATTCAGGTTAGTCATCTGAGCCAGTACATAACTTTGCTTCCGCAAGCGTTTGACTTGAAAGTGAGACTAGCAGCATACTGGAAGATTGTGCTTGAGAGACTGATTGACAACACTGCTAAGCATATGCAATTCAGCATTTTCAATCTTTTGAACGAGGATGTTGGGTATGAGGTTTTGAAGGATATGGTGTCTTCTAGTGGAGGTGGAATAGAGAGATTGTTTGAGGAAACTCCTTCTGTTTCTGTGAAGCGTGACGAGCTTAATAGGAGCATTAAGGTTCTCAAAGAAAGCAAGGAAGTGATGGCTAGCATAATTGACAAAATTTCTACAAATGGTAATTAG
- the LOC137832438 gene encoding heat shock 70 kDa protein-like — translation MATKKVKPIGIDLGTTYSCVAVWQDSRVQVISNDQGNRTTPSYVAFTDTQRLLGDDAMNQRSKNPQNTVFEAKRLIGRRFSDMSVQQDMKMWPFKVVPGNRDKPMIAITYKGKEKHLSAEEISSMVLFKMKEVAETYLGHAVRDAVITVPAYFSNAQRQATKDAGKIAGLNVLRIINEPTAAAIAYGLDKKGFREGEQNVLVFDLGGGTFDVSLVTIDEGMFKVKATVGDTHLGGVDFDNKLVNYLVNVFREKYEKDISGNTKSLVRLRSACEKAKRILSSSSQTMIELDSLYEGIDLYATVTRALFEELNKDLFIKCKETVEKCLVEAKVDKIQVHEIVLVGGSTRIPKLQQLLKDMFSVNGSIKELCKSINPDEAVAYGAAVQAAILSGEGDKKVEELLLLDVMPISLGIEGAGGAMSVLIPKNTMIPTKKERVCSTFYDNQKSVTVKVFEGERVKAKDNFFLGKFVLYGFEPSLKGVPQITVSFDVDADGIVEVTAEDKATGLKKKITINNKQGRLSPEEIRKMVRDSKKYRAEDEVGKRKVKAKNALENFAYEMRERARRIEEAVEETIEWLENNQLAEIEEFEYKKQELGRYLRDDPNPNNTSNSEVKVPIWCTWRCPPSGWVCLNTDGSVFENHRTGCSRGSCGGLVRDSEGCFLGGFGVNLGSTSVTLAELWGVVHGLRLAWDLGCKKVKVDIDSGHALGLVRHCPVGSDPAFAVVREINELVRKDWLVEFSHVFRESNRAADRLAHLGHSHSLDSGAKRFSEPPSPILHILRDDLAGLAKQRGVS, via the coding sequence ATGGCTACCAAAAAAGTCAAACCCATTGGCATTGACTTGGGCACCACCTATAGCTGCGTAGCAGTGTGGCAAGACAGTCGCGTCCAAGTCATTTCCAACGACCAAGGCAACCGCACTACCCCTTCCTACGTTGCCTTCACCGACACTCAGAGGTTGTTGGGCGATGATGCCATGAATCAGCGATCTAAGAACCCTCAGAACACCGTCTTCGAGGCCAAACGTTTGATCGGTCGCAGGTTTTCCGACATGTCTGTTCAGCAAGACATGAAGATGTGGCCCTTTAAGGTTGTCCCTGGGAACAGAGACAAACCAATGATTGCGATCACCTACAAAGGCAAAGAGAAACACCTTTCAGCAGAAGAGATATCTTCCATGGTGTTGTTTAAGATGAAGGAGGTCGCAGAAACCTATTTGGGTCACGCAGTAAGGGATGCAGTTATCACTGTCCCTGCTTACTTCAGCAACGCGCAGAGACAAGCCACAAAGGATGCTGGGAAAATCGCTGGTTTGAATGTGTTGAGGATCATTAACGAGCCAACGGCAGCTGCTATTGCTTATGGATTGGACAAGAAAGGATTCAGAGAGGGTGAGCAGAacgtgcttgtgtttgatctcgGTGGTGGCACATTTGATGTTTCCTTGGTGACAATTGATGAAGGGATGTTTAAGGTTAAGGCCACCGTGGGAGATACTCATCTGGGTGGTGTGGATTTTGATAACAAATTGGTGAACTATCTTGTGAATGTATTTAGAGAGAAATACGAGAAGGATATTAGTGGGAACACTAAATCTTTGGTAAGATTAAGGTCAGCATGCGAGAAAGCTAAGAGGATTTTGTCTTCGTCTTCCCAGACCATGATAGAGCTTGATTCTTTATATGAAGGGATTGATCTATATGCCACTGTTACGAGGGCCTTGTTCGAGGAACTGAACAAAGACTTGTTCATTAAGTGTAAGGAGACAGTGGAAAAGTGCCTGGTTGAGGCCAAGGTTGACAAGATCCAAGTTCACGAGATTGTTCTCGTCGGTGGGTCCACTAGAATTCCGAAGTTACAACAACTTCTGAAGGACATGTTCAGCGTCAATGGTAGCATCAAAGAGCTTTGCAAAAGCATCAACCCCGATGAGGCCGTGGCGTACGGTGCTGCAGTTCAGGCAGCAATTTTGAGCGGTGAAGGAGATAAAAAGGTGGAGGAATTGTTGTTATTGGACGTCATGCCAATTAGTCTCGGAATTGAGGGTGCTGGTGGTGCCATGTCAGTGTTGATCCCCAAGAACACCATGATCCCCACCAAGAAAGAGAGGGTTTGTTCCACCTTCTACGACAATCAGAAAAGCGTCACGGTCAAAGTGTTTGAGGGAGAACGAGTGAAGGCAAAAGACAACTTCTTTCTCGGCAAGTTTGTCCTCTATGGGTTCGAGCCATCGCTAAAGGGAGTCCCACAGATCACCGTTAGCTTTGACGTGGATGCTGATGGCATTGTGGAGGTGACGGCGGAAGATAAAGCCACAGGGCTAAAGAAGAAGATCACAATCAATAACAAGCAGGGAAGGTTGAGCCCGGAGGAGATAAGAAAAATGGTGAGGGATTCAAAGAAGTACAGGGCAGAGGACGAGGTGGGGAAGAGGAAGGTGAAGGCAAAGAACGCGCTTGAGAATTTTGCTTATGAAATGAGGGAGAGAGCGAGAAGGATCGAAGAGGCAGTGGAAGAAACCATAGAGTGGCTAGAGAACAACCAATTGGCGGAGATAGAGGAGTTTGAGTACAAGAAACAGGAATTAGGAAGGTATCTAAGAGATGATCCCAATCCGAATAATACCTCAAATTCCGAGGTTAAGGTTCCTATATGGTGCACGTGGAGATGTCCACCCAGTGGGTGGGTTTGTCTGAACACGGATGGATCGGTGTTTGAGAACCATCGAACAGGGTGTAGCAGAGGTTCGTGTGGGGGTCTAGTACGAGATTCCGAAGGATGTTTTCTAGGTGGTTTTGGTGTTAATTTGGGGTCCACATCGGTGACACTAGCGGAGTTGTGGGGGGTTGTTCACGGTCTGAGGTTGGCGTGGGATCTTGGTTGTAAGAAGGTGAAGGTGGACATTGATTCGGGTCATGCTCTTGGTCTGGTTAGGCACTGTCCGGTGGGCAGCGACCCAGCTTTTGCGGTGGTTCGGGAGATCAACGAGCTTGTTCGGAAGGATTGGTTGGTGGAGTTCTCGCACGTGTTTAGAGAATCTAATCGTGCGGCGGATCGCTTAGCTCACTTGGGACACTCCCACTCTTTGGATTCGGGTGCCAAACGTTTTTCGGAGCCTCCCTCTCCCATTCTTCATATTCTTCGAGATGACCTGGCAGGTCTTGCAAAGCAACGTGGCGTTTCCTAG